The following coding sequences are from one Arthrobacter sp. PvP023 window:
- a CDS encoding PLP-dependent cysteine synthase family protein produces the protein MSTMTGRHAVREADVAADAAAVLAQVGHTPLVPLDLLSKGLGSTVYVKLESDNPGGSIKDRTALSMVRAAERSGELRPGATIVESTSGNTGIGLALIGALTGHPVVVVTGDTISSEKLAALHRYGARVVVTDWTAPSESPENARAVAARITAENPGAWRPQQFDNPANPLAHYEGTAPEIWQQTSGKVTHFVAGIGTGGTISGNGRYLKEKTGGHVEVIAADPVGSVYSGGHPGEILVDGVGNSWPEAEWPKIFDRGIVDRFLRVPNNEVYTTEHRLLNEEGLSVGPSSGLAVAAALRVARAAPHGSVVVAIAPDVGSNYLSKAFNPVWLADNHIHLAAEFVEE, from the coding sequence ATGAGCACCATGACAGGCAGGCACGCGGTCCGGGAGGCTGATGTTGCGGCGGACGCCGCAGCTGTCCTGGCGCAGGTGGGACACACGCCGCTGGTGCCTCTGGATCTCCTTTCCAAGGGCCTCGGCAGCACGGTGTACGTCAAGCTCGAATCGGATAATCCGGGCGGCTCCATCAAGGACCGGACAGCATTGAGCATGGTCCGCGCGGCTGAGCGCAGCGGTGAGCTCCGGCCGGGCGCAACCATCGTGGAGAGCACCTCGGGGAACACCGGGATCGGGCTGGCGCTGATCGGTGCCCTCACCGGACACCCCGTGGTGGTGGTCACCGGGGACACCATCTCATCCGAGAAGCTCGCCGCGCTGCACCGTTACGGCGCCAGGGTGGTGGTGACGGACTGGACCGCGCCGTCGGAGTCGCCGGAGAACGCACGGGCGGTCGCGGCCCGGATCACGGCAGAAAACCCGGGCGCCTGGCGGCCCCAGCAGTTCGACAATCCGGCCAACCCGCTGGCCCATTACGAAGGGACAGCGCCGGAGATCTGGCAGCAGACGTCCGGGAAAGTGACACATTTCGTGGCGGGGATCGGGACCGGCGGCACCATCAGCGGCAACGGCCGGTACCTGAAGGAAAAGACCGGCGGCCATGTTGAGGTAATCGCCGCGGATCCTGTTGGGTCCGTGTACAGCGGTGGCCACCCCGGCGAGATCCTGGTGGACGGCGTGGGCAACTCCTGGCCGGAAGCCGAGTGGCCCAAGATCTTCGACCGCGGCATTGTGGACCGCTTCCTGCGCGTCCCCAACAACGAGGTGTACACCACGGAGCACCGGCTGCTGAATGAAGAAGGTCTGTCCGTGGGGCCCTCTTCCGGTCTTGCGGTGGCTGCAGCGCTCAGGGTCGCGCGTGCCGCGCCGCACGGGTCCGTGGTGGTGGCGATAGCTCCCGACGTCGGCAGCAACTACCTGAGCAAGGCCTTTAATCCGGTATGGCTGGCCGACAACCACATCCATCTGGCCGCGGAATTCGTGGAGGAGTAG
- a CDS encoding EAL domain-containing protein gives MSDPTIRGQARDIIESVLGDATPQSEWARQQLRDRMESYPGNPERALLEHLMATRSITDEQSDDSEDALPSPDLPTPDEDYGNTVLFTRRSRRRIEAILGDRMLLTAFQPIHELPSRNVVGVEALTRFVSDDGASADHWFNEAAAVGLGPDLEFAALQAALVAAEQLPAHVYVALNLSPVTCLDPRLRAFVEQSQLAVDRIVIELTERLAEHEYDPVVAALAPLRLRGLRVAVDGAGAGFGSMSQVTHLSPDIIKLDRSLIAGIDHAAGQKTLGAAMVEFARQIGADLVAEGIETQAELTAVMDLGMAYGQGYLLGRPSVQPLDWAAWRTSSDHEASISGSAGPAT, from the coding sequence GTGAGTGATCCGACGATCCGCGGACAGGCACGGGACATCATCGAGTCTGTACTGGGTGACGCCACTCCGCAGAGCGAGTGGGCACGTCAGCAGTTGCGGGACCGGATGGAATCGTACCCGGGTAATCCCGAACGCGCCCTCCTGGAGCACCTCATGGCTACACGGAGCATCACGGACGAGCAGTCGGATGACTCCGAGGATGCCCTTCCCAGCCCGGACTTGCCGACTCCCGATGAGGACTACGGCAATACGGTGCTCTTCACCCGCCGGAGCAGGCGCCGCATCGAGGCGATCCTTGGCGACAGGATGCTCCTCACCGCGTTCCAGCCCATCCACGAACTTCCCAGCCGGAACGTCGTGGGTGTTGAGGCGCTGACGCGTTTCGTCAGTGACGACGGCGCGAGTGCAGACCACTGGTTCAATGAGGCCGCTGCCGTAGGCCTGGGACCGGATCTTGAGTTCGCCGCCCTGCAGGCCGCCCTCGTTGCCGCGGAACAGCTGCCGGCCCACGTCTACGTGGCTCTGAACCTGTCACCGGTCACCTGCCTGGACCCCCGGCTCCGTGCGTTCGTGGAGCAATCCCAACTGGCCGTGGACCGGATCGTCATTGAATTGACGGAACGGCTCGCCGAGCATGAATACGATCCCGTCGTGGCAGCGTTGGCGCCCCTTCGTTTGCGCGGACTTCGGGTGGCTGTCGACGGCGCCGGGGCGGGTTTCGGTTCGATGAGCCAGGTCACGCACCTCAGCCCGGACATCATCAAGCTCGACCGCAGCCTCATCGCGGGAATCGACCATGCCGCGGGCCAGAAGACCCTGGGCGCGGCCATGGTGGAGTTTGCCCGGCAAATAGGCGCGGACCTGGTTGCCGAAGGAATTGAAACCCAGGCCGAGCTCACGGCGGTCATGGACCTGGGAATGGCCTACGGGCAGGGATACCTCCTTGGCCGCCCCTCGGTCCAGCCGCTCGACTGGGCCGCCTGGCGAACCTCCTCCGATCACGAGGCCTCCATTTCAGGGTCCGCCGGCCCGGCCACTTAG